One Aegilops tauschii subsp. strangulata cultivar AL8/78 chromosome 7, Aet v6.0, whole genome shotgun sequence genomic window carries:
- the LOC109735153 gene encoding retrovirus-related Pol polyprotein from transposon RE1 isoform X1: MSPAASSLFGYMYADTPAPFTHMQPPAPSMDYPAAPTQPRPPAPVGCYPLPPPAPPQQQLQGGGARRNRRGGRRRRLQQQPAQGEGGAELPACSSPGPPGVHRRALPVDRRRLWRPPCVAAPRWLWPARPGAALWGLPPPPVPVPWDPILLAAQHSAPSPSSPVGGGDWYMDLGATAHMAAHPGNLTSSTPVHTPTRITVGNDSSLPITHIGSTSFPSTSTPITMSNVLVSPELVTNLVSVRRLTRENPLTVEFDGVGFSVKDARTRMVLHRCDSPDELYPVHAGASTSTPIALAAGVDLWHARLGHPNHTVLRQILRSFSFSCNKLDEHSCEACRLGKHVHLPFSASSSVSTFPFQLLHSDVWTSPVASNTGYLYYLVILDDYSHYVWTFPLRRKSDALATLTAFYSYVTTQFGRPILALQTDNGKEFDNVALRTLLASHGTIFRLTCPYTSQQNGRAERILRTLNDCVRTLLFHSNVPARFWPDALATATLLVNIRLCRPRGNYAPHHLLFGTPPSYDGLRIFGCLCYPSTASTTPHKLAPRSVPCVFLGYPPNTKGYRCYDPVTHRVYTSRHVYFVETVFPFFQVPPASAPSAPAPAPPSWSDARQHTPADSPARRHLPPPPGFVTPSPEVESVRALGSPSPSYEVEPGTPPDTPATGSTSTSPVASSAAGSAGAAAAAAPAAAAFAAPIAAPGAPAAAAPVAAAPAGPAAPSLGVTTRARAGVLRPITRYSADEYVCTASTSTPSPVPTSARAALWDPHWLAAMQEEFDGLQRNRTWHLVPRPPRANIISGKWVFRHKTRPDGSLERYKARWWYADFGSARAWTSPTPSPRLLNRARSAPCSSWRSRAPGLCTSWMSPTPSCTATLPSRCTVSSPLASSTPSTQTSCAYSPVLFTG; encoded by the coding sequence ATGTCTCCTGCCGCGTCATCTCTCTTCGGCTACATGTATGCCGACACACCGGCTCCCTTCACCCACATGCAGCCGCCTGCCCCGTCGATGGATTATCCAGCCGCGCCGACCCAGCCGCGTCCTCCCGCACCCGTCGGGTGCTACCCGTTGCCGCCACCCGCGCCTCCCCAGCAGCAGCTGCAAGGAGGAGGGGCCCGACGCAACCGGCGTggcggccgccgtcgccgcctgcAGCAGCAGCCGGCCCAGGGCGAGGGGGGCGCCGAACTACCAGCATGCTCTTCCCCCGGGCCACCAGGGGTTCATCGGCGCGCCTTACCAGTCGACCGGCGCCGTCTATGGCGCCCTCCTTGCGTCGCTGCCCCTCGGTGGTTATGGCCCGCCCGCCCCGGCGCCGCCCTATGGGGCCTTCCGCCGCCGCCGGTACCTGTGCCATGGGATCCTATCCTCCTCGCCGCCCAGCACTCCGCGCCGTCGCCGAGTAGCCCTGTCGGTGGAGGCGACTGGTACATGGACTTAGGTGCTACTGCGCACATGGCAGCTCATCCCGGTAACCTAACCTCCTCCACTCCCGTTCACACACCCACTCGTATCACCGTCGGCAACGACTCCTCCTTACCTATTACTCATATCGGTAGCACTAGTTTTCCCTCCACTTCCACACCCATCACTATGTCTAATGTTCTTGTTTCACCTGAATTAGTCACGAACCTAGTTTCCGTTCGTCGTCTTACTCGTGAGAACCCACTTACTGTTGAATTTGACGGTGTTGGTTTTTCTGTGAAAGACGCCCGTACCCGGATGGTCCTTCATCGATGTGACAGTCCCGATGAGCTCTACCCCGTGCACGCCGGCGCCTCCACCTCCACACCCATCGCCCTTGCCGCCGGCGTTGACCTTTGGCACGCTCGCTTGGGTCACCCCAACCACACCGTTTTACGTCAAATTCTTAGGAGTTTCTCTTTCTCATGTAATAAGCTCGACGAGCACTCTTGTGAGGCTTGTCGCTTAGGCAAGCACGTTCATCTTCCCTTTAGTGCGTCTTCTTCAGTTTCCACCTTTCCGTTTCAATTActtcatagtgatgtttggacatcTCCCGTTGCGAGTAACACGGGCTATCTATACTACTTGGTGATTTTAGATGATTattctcattatgtgtggactttTCCCCTTCGTCGTAAATCCGATGCTTTAGCCACACTCACCGCCTTTTATTCCTATGTCACCACCCAGTTCGGTCGCCCCATACTCGCACTCCAGACGGATAACGGAAAAGAGTTTGACAACGTCGCTCTCCGCACGCTTCTCGCCTCTCACGGCACCATCTTTCGTCTGACTTGTCCATACACTTCACAGCAGAACGGCCGCGCCGAGCGCATTCTCCGCACTCTTAATGACTGCGTTCGCACGTTACTCTTTCACTCTAACGTGCCCGCTCGGTTTTGGCCCGATGCTCTCGCCACCGCCACTCTCTTAGTCAACATTCGCCTGTGTCGCCCTCGAGGGAACTACGCCCCTCACCATCTTCTCTTCGGCACACCACCGTCCTATGATGGTCTCCGCATCTTCGGGTGTCTCTGTTATCCTAGCACCGCGTCCACCACGCCACACAAGCTCGCACCACGATCCGTCCCATGCGTCTTCCTTGGCTACCCTCCTaacaccaaaggttaccggtgctatGATCCTGTCACTCACCGTGTGTACACCTCGAGGCACGTGTACTTTGTCGAGACGGTGTTCCCTTTTTTCCAGGTTCCTCCGGCTTCGGCCCCTTCGGCGCCGGCCCCCGCGCCCCCTTCGTGGAGCGATGCGCGGCAGCACACCCCGGCGGACTCCCCGGCCCGACGCCATCTGCCGCCACCACCCGGCTTCGTGACTCCCTCCCCCGAGGTCGAGTCCGTGCGGGCCCTCGGGTCCCCGTCTCCCTCATACGAGGTTGAGCCCGGCACCCCACCCGACACCCCTGCGACGGGCTCGACGTCAACCTCGCCCGTCGCCTCTTCCGCCGCCGGATCGGCCGGCGCTGCTGCCGCCGcggcccccgccgccgcggccttcGCCGCCCCCATCGCCGCACCGGGTGCCCCCGCGGCCGCGGCCCCCGTCGCCGCGGCACCCGCCGGCCCTGCTGCCCCGTCACTTGGTGTGACCACCCGTGCCCGCGCAGGAGTGCTTCGGCCCATCACGCGCTACTCCGCCGACGAGTATGTGTGCACCGCCTCGACATCGACGCCATCACCCGTCCCCACCTCCGCTCGCGCTGCCCTTTGGGATCCCCACTGGCTAGCTGCGATGCAGGAGGAGTTCGACGGCCTACAGCGCAACCGCACGTGGCATCTTGTTCCGCGACCCCCTCGTGCCAACATCATCTCTGGCAAGTGGGTGTTTCGCCACAAGACTCGCCCGGACGGTTCTCTCGAGCGCTACAAGGCTCGATGGTGGTACGCGGATTTCGGCAGCGCGCgggcgtggacttcaccgacaccttcgccccggTTGTTAAACCGGGCACGATCCGCGCCGTGCTCCAGTTGGCGGTCTCGCGCGCCTGGCCTGTGCACCAGTTGGATGTCTCCAACGCCTTCTTGCACGGCCACCTTGCCGAGCAGGTGTACTGTGAGCAGCCCACTGGCTTCGTCGACGCCGAGCACCCAGACTTCGTGTGCTTACTCTCCCGTTCTCTTTACGGGTTGA
- the LOC109735153 gene encoding protein ENHANCED DISEASE RESISTANCE 2 isoform X2, protein MACSDGEAEHQWIQNVKSGGAVPCLPPENCPNGWATPPGDTFMVRGPEYFATKAKIPGGEYLLKPLGVDWIKGPVKICEVLKNRNHRVRKAIDEEVSHGNKPFVWAFNLQLPSKENYSAIFYFVSLEPAPEGSLMDQFLKGDDALRKSRLKLIANIVKGPWIVRKAVGEQAICILGRALSCKYVEGSNFIEVDVDIGSSIVANAIVHLAFGYVATLTIDLAFVIESQAESELPERLLGAVRFSELSPGSAGVYEVPSEEQQEIAPILPSRLWRSFSQLLQNPGNSMQPSPSSENTNGNFHKEDAGNNDN, encoded by the exons ATGGCTTGTTCTGATGGTGAGGCTGAGCACCAATGGATACAGAATGTCAAGTCAGGAGGAGCAGTTCCTTGTCTACCGCCCGAAAACTGTCCTAATGGTTGGGCTACTCCTCCTGGTGACACTTTTATGGTCAGAGGCCCAGAATATTTTGCAACCAAGGCAAAAATACCTGGTGGGGAGTATCTTCTGAAGCCTCTTGGAGTTGATTGGATCAAAGGCCCAGTAAAAATCTGTGAGGTCCTGAAAAACAGGAACCATCGTGTGAGGAAAGCCATCGATGAGGAGGTTTCTCACGGCAATAAACCTTTTGTCTGGGCCTTCAACTTGCAACTGCCCAGCAAGGAGAACTACAGCGCGATATTTTACTTTGTCTCACTGGAACCTGCACCCGAGGGCTCGCTGATGGATCAATTCCTTAAAGGGGATGATGCTCTCCGTAAATCCAGGCTTAAACTGATAGCAAACATAGTTAAGGGGCCCTGGATTGTCCGAAAAGCTGTGGGTGAACAAGCCATCTGCATACTTGGCAGAGCACTTTCGTGCAAGTATGTCGAGGGATCAAACTTCATCGAAGTTGATGTGGATATTGGGTCTTCCATAGTTGCAAATGCAATTGTTCATCTGGCATTTGGTTACGTGGCGACACTGACTATAGATTTAGCATTTGTTATTGAGAGTCAAGCTGAATCAGAGCTCCCCGAGAGACTTCTTGGAGCTGTAAGGTTCTCTGAGTTGAGTCCGGGATCAGCTGGTGTGTACGAAGTGCCATCTGAAGAGCAGCAGGAAATTGCTCCAATTCTGCCTTCAAGATTATGGCGGAGTTTTTCCCAACTGCTACAGAATCCAGGCAACTCAATGCAGCCGTCGCCTAGCTCAGAAAACACTAACGGAAACTTTCACAAAGAAGATGCTGGTAACAACGATAATTG A